The stretch of DNA TGCCCTCGGCGATGGTGTAGGGCCCTGACGGCATCTCGCGTCCGTGCATGGCCGCATACATGGCGGGAAAGCGCTCGGTCTGCACGCCGATGACTTCGATGCCGGGTTTGAGGCCCTTGGCCGCCGTGGCGATGCCCGAGATCAGCCCGCCGCCGCCGATGGCGATGACCAGGGTGTCCAGGTCGGGCTGGTCTTCGAGCATTTCCAGCGCCACGGTACCCTGCCCTGCGATGATGGCCTCGTCGTCGTAGGGATGGATCATGATCAGGCCGCGCTGGCGTATGAGCTCCTGGCTGTGCGCCACGGCGTCGTCGAAGGTGTCGCCTTCGAGCACCACCTCGGCGCCGAAGCGCCGCGTGTTGGCCACTTTGACCGTGGGCGTGAAGCGCGGCATGACGATGACGGCCGGCACGCCCATGCGCTGTGCGTGGTAGGCCACGCCTTGCGCGTGGTTGCCCGCCGACACCGCGATGACACCCTTGGCCCGTTCTTCGCCGGATAGCGCCAGCATGCGGTTCAACGCCCCGCGCTCCTTGAACGAGGCGGTGAACTGCAGGTTCTCGAACTTGAGCCAGATCTGCGCGCCCAGCATGTCGGACAAGGTGCGCGACAGCATGAAAGGGGTCTTGAGCACTTGCCCTTGCAGCCGCTGGCGGGCGGCCTGCACGGTGGAGAGATCGATCATGGTGGGAAGATTCCGGTCAGCGCACGGGCAGGAGGTTGAAGAGCAACAGGCTCTGGACATAGTCGATGCCGATGCGGCGCACATTTTCGCCCAAAAGGCTGGCCACCAGGTCGAGACGGCCGATGATTTTGCCGAATTCGCGCTCGAAACTCAGGTTAGCAGGCCCCTTGCCCATTTCGTCGGACAGAAGCAAGGGCTCGCCCGAGGCCGTGCGGCGCGTGAGCAGCATCCAGTCGGCGGCCTCGGCGTCGCGCGCCGCATTGTAGATATGCTGGGCGTCGAGCTTGCTGAAGGGGTAGAAGACCCGCTTGCCGTTATGCGCGGCGATGAGAGTGTCGGCCAGTCCGTAGATGAAGGCCGCGACCCGGTCGCCGGTGTACTTGGGATCGAGCGAGACCGACAGGACCTGGATGTCCTGCAGGCCGACAAGGCCGGGAGGCGGCTGGCGTTTTTTTATCAGCTGCTTGACCCACTGCACCGCCGCGGCCTCGCTGGGCTGGCCGCTCTTGCGCCATTCGCGCGGATTGCGGCGATAGAGCTTGTCCAACAAGCGGTACAGGCTGTTGAGGTTGTCGCGCATGACCAGCGTGACGGTGCGGTCGAAATCGGTCTGCACCAGTTGGCCGGCCGACATGGGCGCGGTATCCGGCGTGCTGCCATCCTTGCGCGGCGGGGTCGACGCGCATCCCGCCAAGAGCAGAATGCTCGACACGACTAACACCGACCACCTCATCGCCATGCGCCGGACCTTCCTCGATTGCGAAGTGTCCTGACTTTACCGCGAAATACGCGGGACTACCTCTTCTCGTCAACGCGGATCAGCGCACCAGGCACGGCCGCTTAGGGTCGAATTTCCAGTTGGGGACGAGGTACTGCATGGCGGTCGCATCATCGCGCGCACCCAGGCCGTGCTGCGTGTAGAGCGCGTGCGCCTTTTCCAGCTCGTCCATGTCGATCTCCACGCCCAGGCCCGGCTTTTGCGGCACCTGTACCTTGCCGCCGACAATCCGCAACGGCTCGCGCGTCAGGCGCTGGCCGTCCTGCCAGATCCAGTGCGTGTCGATCGCGGTGATCTTGCCGGGCGCGGCGGCGGCGGCGTGCGTGAACATGGCCAGCGAGATGTCGAAGTGGTTGTTCGAGTGCGAACCCCAGGTCAGGCCCCAGTCGTTGCACATCTGCGCTACGCGCACCGCGCCCTGCATGGTCCAGAAATGCGGATCCGCGAGCGGAATGTCGACCGATTGCAGCAGGACCGCGTGGCCCATCTGGCGCCAGTCGGTAGCGACCATATTGGTGGCCGTGGGCAGGCCCGTGGCGCGGCGGAATTCGGCCATCACCTCGCGGCCCGAATAGCCATTCTCGGCGCCGCACGGGTCTTCCGCGTAGGCCAACACACCATGCTTGTCGCGGCACAGGCGGATCGCCTCGGCGAGCGACCACCCGCCGTTCGGGTCCAGCGTAATGCGCGCCTCGGGAAAGCGCTCGGCCAGCGCCGTGACTGCTTCCATTTCCGCGTCGCCGGCCAGCACGCCGCCCTTGAGCTTGAAATCGTTGAAGCCATAGCGCATTTTCGCGGCCTCGGCCAGGCGCACCACGGCCTGCGGCGTCATGGCCCGCTCGGTGCGCAGGCGCTCCCAGTCGTCGCGTCCGTCGGCGCCGCTGGCATACGGCAGGTCGGTCTTGTTGCGGTCGCCGATGAAGAACAGGTAGCCGAGCATTTCGACCTCGCTGCGCTGCTGGCCTTCGCCCAGAAGCGCAGCCACCGGCACGCCCAAATGCTGGCCCAGCAGGTCCAGCAGCGCGGCCTCGATCGCCGTGACCGCGTGGATCGTCGTGCGCAGATCGAAGGTCTGCAGACCGCGGCCCTCCGTGTCGCGGTCGGCGAACTGCTTGCGCACCGCGTTCAACACCGCCTGCATATTGCCGATGGATTGGCCGACCACGAACGCGCGTGCATCGCCGATCGTCTTCTGGATCGCCTCGCCGCCCGGCACTTCGCCCACGCCGGTATTGCCCGCGCTATCGCGCAGCAACACGATGTTGCGCGTGAAGAACGGGCCGTGCGCGCCACTCAGGTTCAGCAGCATGCTGTCGCGGCCGGCGACCGGCACGACGCGCAGTTCGGTGACCACGGGCGTGTTCGAATGGAAGTTTTGTTCAGACATGATCGAGTCCTGAAAAAAACGCCGCGCGGAATGACTTCCGCGCGGCGTATTGTGCTGTGCTAAGCCGTCGGCTTATTCGGGCTGCGGCGCGGCCTCCGGTGCCTGCTGCTCAATGCCGCCGAGCGCCTTGATCGACAGGCGCAGACGGCCCTTCTCGTCGGCCTCGATGACCTTGACGCGAACCTGCTGGCCCACCTTGAGCACATCGTTGATGTTGGCGATGCGGTAGTTGGCGATCTCGGAGATGTGCAGCAGGCCGTCCTTGCCGGGCAACACTTGCACGATGGCGCCAAAATCCAGCAGGCGCAGCACGGCGCCTTCGTAGACCTGGCCGACTTCGACTTCGGCGGTCAGCTCGGCGATGCGGCGCTGGGCTTCCTTGGCCTTGGTGTCGTCGGCGCTGGCGATGACGATGGTGCCGTCGTCCGAGATGTCGATCTGCGTGCCGGTTTCTTCGGTCAGCGCGCGGATGGTGGCACCGCCCTTGCCGATCACGTCGCGGATCTTCTCGGGGTTGATCTTCATGGTGAGCATGCGCGGCGCGAACTTGGACAGCTCGCTATGCGAACCCGAGATGGCATCGCGCATCTTCTCCAGGATATGCAGACGGCCTTCGCGGGCCTGGGCCAGCGCTACCTGCATGATTTCCTTGGTGATGCCCTGGATTTTGATATCCATCTGCAGCGCGGTCACGCCGCTGACGGTGCCGGCCACCTTGAAGTCCATATCGCCCAGGTGATCTTCGTCGCCCAGGATGTCGGTCAGCACGGCGAACTTGCCCTCGTTCAGGATCAGGCCCATGGCCACGCCGGCCACGTGGTCCTTGAGCGGCACACCGGCGTCCATCATGGCCAGCGAACCGCCGCACACCGAGGCCATCGACGAAGAGCCGTTGGATTCGGTGATTTCCGACACCAGACGGATGGTGTACTGGAAGTCCTGGTGATCGGGCAGCAGCGACACCAGCGAGCGCTTGGCCAGCCGGCCGTGGCCGATCTCGCGGCGCTTGGGCACGCCGATGCGGCCGGTTTCGCCGGTGGCGAAAGGCGGCATGTTGTAGTG from Bordetella sp. FB-8 encodes:
- a CDS encoding threonine ammonia-lyase, producing MIDLSTVQAARQRLQGQVLKTPFMLSRTLSDMLGAQIWLKFENLQFTASFKERGALNRMLALSGEERAKGVIAVSAGNHAQGVAYHAQRMGVPAVIVMPRFTPTVKVANTRRFGAEVVLEGDTFDDAVAHSQELIRQRGLIMIHPYDDEAIIAGQGTVALEMLEDQPDLDTLVIAIGGGGLISGIATAAKGLKPGIEVIGVQTERFPAMYAAMHGREMPSGPYTIAEGIAVKSPGQITRQVISRLVDRIELVAEADIEHAIVVLLEIEKTVVEGAGAAGLAALLRDRARGQDAWFQGKRIGLVLCGGNIDPLMLGELIERGMVRGGRLARIRVDLRDLPGAMAQVTKLIADAHANITEVHHQRAFSTLSARDVEVEFVLQTRGPEHIQEVIDVLNAAGFTASRYGH
- the gudD gene encoding glucarate dehydratase, with translation MSEQNFHSNTPVVTELRVVPVAGRDSMLLNLSGAHGPFFTRNIVLLRDSAGNTGVGEVPGGEAIQKTIGDARAFVVGQSIGNMQAVLNAVRKQFADRDTEGRGLQTFDLRTTIHAVTAIEAALLDLLGQHLGVPVAALLGEGQQRSEVEMLGYLFFIGDRNKTDLPYASGADGRDDWERLRTERAMTPQAVVRLAEAAKMRYGFNDFKLKGGVLAGDAEMEAVTALAERFPEARITLDPNGGWSLAEAIRLCRDKHGVLAYAEDPCGAENGYSGREVMAEFRRATGLPTATNMVATDWRQMGHAVLLQSVDIPLADPHFWTMQGAVRVAQMCNDWGLTWGSHSNNHFDISLAMFTHAAAAAPGKITAIDTHWIWQDGQRLTREPLRIVGGKVQVPQKPGLGVEIDMDELEKAHALYTQHGLGARDDATAMQYLVPNWKFDPKRPCLVR